One segment of Nostoc piscinale CENA21 DNA contains the following:
- a CDS encoding DUF433 domain-containing protein yields MYLPTVFYYPAKTVYLYSGENIILLSFDCITSNSSIPGREACIRGILLPVSLILNLVANNKTVAVIIEDCSYW; encoded by the coding sequence GTGTATTTACCAACAGTTTTTTATTATCCTGCAAAAACAGTATATTTATATTCAGGTGAGAATATTATTCTGTTAAGTTTTGACTGCATTACATCTAACTCAAGTATTCCAGGTAGAGAAGCTTGCATTCGCGGAATACTACTTCCTGTTTCATTAATTCTGAATTTAGTCGCAAATAATAAAACCGTAGCTGTAATTATAGAAGATTGTTCGTATTGGTAA